A genomic segment from Pollutimonas thiosulfatoxidans encodes:
- the dusB gene encoding tRNA dihydrouridine synthase DusB: MRIGPWTLPNPVFVAPMAGVTDRPYRKLCKALGAGYAVSEMAASNPRLWDSVKTSRRLDHEGEIDPVAVQIAGSDPEMMAEAAVFNVGKGARIIDINMGCPVKKVCNVASGSALLRDEARVAEILRRVVDACRPLGVPVTLKTRTGWDHASRNAVRVARLAQDLGVAAITLHGRTRCDLYQGQAEYDTIRQVKQEVEIPVIANGDIDSPEKARYVLEYTGADAVMVGRAAQGRPWIFREISHYLASGQHMAPPTYGELRGCLLDHLEEHYRFYGEFIGVRSARKHIGWYLADMPEATQFLPRINAISNTGDQTRAIEQWFDRHPPNEPITATAARA; encoded by the coding sequence ATGCGCATCGGCCCCTGGACTCTACCCAACCCCGTTTTTGTTGCGCCCATGGCGGGCGTGACGGACAGACCGTATCGCAAACTATGCAAGGCACTGGGTGCCGGCTACGCCGTATCCGAAATGGCCGCCAGCAACCCGCGGCTCTGGGACAGCGTCAAGACCTCACGGCGCCTGGACCACGAAGGCGAGATCGATCCGGTGGCCGTGCAAATCGCCGGCTCCGATCCCGAAATGATGGCCGAGGCAGCCGTCTTCAACGTCGGCAAGGGCGCACGCATCATCGACATCAATATGGGCTGTCCCGTCAAGAAGGTGTGCAATGTGGCGTCTGGCTCGGCACTGCTGCGCGACGAGGCCCGGGTCGCGGAAATTCTGCGCCGCGTGGTCGACGCATGCAGGCCGCTGGGCGTGCCGGTAACGCTGAAAACCCGTACCGGCTGGGATCACGCGTCGCGCAACGCCGTTCGGGTGGCGCGCCTCGCACAAGACCTGGGGGTGGCGGCCATTACCCTGCATGGCCGGACGCGCTGCGATTTATATCAGGGCCAGGCCGAGTACGATACGATACGGCAGGTGAAGCAGGAAGTGGAAATCCCCGTGATTGCAAATGGGGATATCGATAGTCCCGAAAAGGCCAGATACGTACTAGAGTATACGGGCGCCGACGCGGTGATGGTCGGACGCGCAGCCCAAGGACGGCCCTGGATTTTCCGCGAGATCAGCCATTACCTGGCCAGCGGCCAGCACATGGCGCCCCCCACGTATGGCGAACTGCGCGGTTGCCTGCTGGACCATCTGGAAGAGCATTACCGTTTCTACGGCGAATTCATCGGAGTGCGCTCGGCGCGCAAGCACATCGGCTGGTACTTGGCCGACATGCCCGAAGCAACACAGTTTTTGCCGCGTATCAACGCCATCAGCAACACCGGCGATCAAACCCGCGCCATCGAGCAATGGTTTGATCGGCACCCCCCTAACGAGCCGATTACGGCCACGGCGGCCAGGGCCTGA
- a CDS encoding zinc-finger domain-containing protein, whose protein sequence is MSSASAPAAPQGDTVFIGADDLPLFCPGPKAPLWSMHPRVYIEVVKTGKAICPYCSTSYQLKEGTKIHGH, encoded by the coding sequence ATGAGCAGTGCCTCCGCACCCGCCGCCCCACAGGGCGACACCGTCTTTATCGGCGCCGACGACCTCCCGCTGTTTTGCCCCGGCCCCAAAGCGCCACTCTGGAGCATGCATCCACGCGTGTATATTGAAGTGGTCAAGACCGGCAAGGCCATTTGTCCCTACTGCAGCACGTCCTACCAACTGAAGGAAGGCACGAAGATTCACGGCCACTGA
- a CDS encoding branched-chain amino acid transaminase — protein sequence MSMSDRDGFIWYDGKLVPWRDATTHVLTHSLHYGLAVFEGLRAYNTSLGTAIFRLQDHTKRLFNSAHIYQMEIPFDQDAINAAHLQVVRENKLESCYIRPLVFYGSEKMGVSPKGAQVHVAIAAWPWGAYLGEEALQQGIRVKISSYARQHVNVTMPRAKVASTYANSIIANAEALDHGYDEAILLDTDGFVAEGSGENIFIVKDGVILEPEIASALTGITRSTLHALAADLGLQVVTKRLTRDDLYIADEAFFTGTAAEVTPIREVDRRIIGQGSRGPITQKLQQAFFDVVNGKNAKYHHWLSKV from the coding sequence ATGTCAATGTCTGATCGCGACGGATTCATCTGGTATGACGGCAAACTTGTGCCGTGGCGCGATGCCACCACCCACGTCCTGACTCATTCATTGCATTACGGCCTGGCGGTCTTCGAGGGCCTGCGCGCCTACAACACCAGCCTGGGCACTGCCATATTTCGGCTGCAGGACCACACCAAGCGCTTGTTCAACTCGGCGCACATCTACCAAATGGAGATACCGTTCGACCAGGACGCCATCAACGCCGCCCACTTGCAAGTGGTGCGCGAGAACAAGCTGGAATCCTGCTATATACGTCCGCTGGTATTTTACGGCTCGGAAAAAATGGGCGTATCGCCCAAAGGGGCGCAGGTTCATGTGGCCATCGCTGCCTGGCCCTGGGGTGCCTACCTGGGCGAAGAAGCGCTGCAACAAGGCATACGGGTAAAGATCTCATCCTATGCCCGCCAGCACGTCAATGTGACCATGCCGCGCGCCAAAGTGGCCAGCACGTATGCCAACTCCATCATCGCCAACGCCGAGGCGCTGGACCATGGCTACGATGAGGCCATTTTGCTGGACACTGACGGTTTCGTGGCGGAGGGCTCTGGCGAGAATATCTTCATCGTCAAGGATGGCGTCATTCTCGAACCCGAAATCGCATCGGCCCTGACCGGCATCACGCGTTCGACGCTGCATGCACTGGCCGCCGACCTGGGCCTGCAGGTGGTCACCAAGCGCCTCACGCGCGACGATCTCTACATTGCCGACGAAGCCTTCTTTACCGGCACGGCGGCCGAAGTCACCCCCATCCGCGAGGTCGATCGCCGCATCATCGGCCAGGGCAGCCGCGGGCCCATCACACAGAAACTGCAGCAAGCCTTCTTCGACGTCGTCAACGGCAAGAACGCCAAATATCATCACTGGTTAAGCAAAGTCTAA
- a CDS encoding M48 family metalloprotease, with translation MTHKQPGFRASVLRKLICTGLAALMCTATAPQAQPTGIPSMGSASSAELSPALERTLGDAIMEQGRRDPTYISDPDVNQYLTDMGRQLVEHAPSATGQHISVFAIKDAQINAFALPGGYIGINSGLVVSARSESELASVVAHEIGHVVQRHIARGMTQRSQSSGVMMAALAGALLAALAGSGDLAMGVAAFGQAAAIDRQLGFSRQAEQEADRSGFEMMRHAGYDPRGMVRMFEQLGNASRLNEGMGDGGYASTHPLSIQRMSDIQNRVREVATAPRRDADDFWYIRAKLRVAQARDSQALRNAIDKLQLDAQRATGVEQSAAWYGLAYAAWQRKDYAGAGRALNSAREGGRDSAQLASLTISLALDQGEAVRARELADAAWQRWPDSQGIALARAEALQKTGQDQQAVAFLTQLIAQWPELPRLHQLQAQSYERLTNRVDARRSMATYYELTGALPTAVEVLQQARSMSKDFYVQSELDVRIRMLKERLKADRALLERFKS, from the coding sequence ATGACACACAAGCAACCTGGTTTTCGCGCTAGCGTACTGCGCAAGTTGATTTGTACTGGTCTTGCCGCGCTCATGTGCACGGCTACAGCGCCGCAGGCCCAGCCCACCGGCATCCCCAGCATGGGCTCGGCCTCTTCAGCCGAGCTTTCCCCGGCGCTCGAGCGCACGCTGGGCGATGCCATCATGGAGCAGGGCCGGCGCGACCCAACCTATATTTCCGATCCGGACGTAAACCAGTACCTTACCGATATGGGGCGCCAACTGGTCGAGCATGCTCCCAGCGCAACTGGCCAGCATATTTCTGTGTTCGCCATCAAAGACGCGCAGATCAACGCCTTTGCCTTGCCCGGGGGCTACATCGGCATCAATAGCGGTCTGGTCGTCAGCGCCCGCAGCGAGTCCGAACTGGCCTCTGTGGTTGCGCACGAAATCGGTCACGTGGTGCAGCGTCACATTGCAAGAGGAATGACCCAGCGCTCGCAAAGCAGCGGCGTGATGATGGCCGCGCTGGCTGGTGCCTTGCTGGCCGCGCTGGCAGGCAGTGGCGACCTGGCCATGGGCGTCGCCGCGTTTGGTCAGGCGGCGGCCATTGACCGGCAATTGGGCTTTTCCCGTCAGGCCGAACAAGAGGCCGATCGTTCGGGCTTCGAGATGATGCGCCACGCCGGCTACGACCCGCGCGGCATGGTCCGTATGTTTGAACAGCTGGGCAACGCCTCGCGGCTGAATGAGGGCATGGGCGATGGCGGCTACGCCAGCACTCACCCCCTGTCCATCCAGCGCATGTCGGACATCCAGAATCGGGTACGCGAGGTCGCGACGGCTCCGCGCCGGGACGCCGATGACTTTTGGTATATACGCGCCAAGTTGCGGGTGGCCCAGGCACGAGACAGCCAGGCCTTGCGCAATGCCATCGACAAACTGCAGCTGGACGCGCAACGCGCTACGGGCGTGGAACAGTCCGCCGCCTGGTATGGCCTGGCCTACGCGGCCTGGCAGCGTAAGGATTACGCGGGTGCCGGACGGGCGTTGAACAGTGCGCGTGAAGGTGGACGCGACTCCGCTCAACTGGCCAGTCTGACGATCTCCCTTGCGCTGGATCAGGGTGAGGCCGTACGAGCCCGCGAATTGGCCGATGCAGCATGGCAGCGCTGGCCGGACAGCCAAGGCATAGCCCTGGCCCGCGCCGAGGCGCTGCAAAAAACCGGACAGGACCAGCAGGCAGTGGCGTTCTTGACGCAACTTATTGCGCAATGGCCCGAGCTGCCTCGCCTGCATCAGTTGCAGGCACAAAGCTACGAGCGCCTGACCAACCGTGTCGATGCGCGCCGCAGCATGGCTACTTATTACGAGCTGACGGGTGCCTTGCCGACCGCCGTGGAGGTATTGCAGCAGGCGCGCAGCATGTCCAAAGACTTCTATGTGCAGTCCGAGCTGGATGTGCGCATACGCATGCTGAAGGAACGTCTCAAGGCCGATCGCGCACTGCTCGAACGATTTAAATCGTGA
- a CDS encoding YheT family hydrolase, translating to MTAQIDTSPCPTPAWLPGSHLQTLYGALAASHHHIAFVRERVDTPDGDFLDFDWTGPGLFSDRLAGGQAFTPEPQLARTAARRWMQDDDWACLPTTPDTPALVLFHGLEGSSRSRYAQAIAQHFRARGWVVVIAHFRSCSGFPNRMARAYYSGDSEDISFILATVRQRLPNARWHAVGVSLGGNAMLKYVGEQGDALSWLAACAAVSVPMDLVACGTRLSETRLGKHLYSRYFLRTMKPKLQEKARRYPANIDLLRLGQVKSLREFDDLYTAPMHGYKHALDYWTRASSKPHLKTITVPTLVLNARNDPFIPEPSLPGSQECSSSVLLHQPAQGGHVGFVTGPFPGNIGWLPIRLARFFELRS from the coding sequence GTGACTGCACAGATCGACACCTCACCCTGCCCCACGCCTGCCTGGTTGCCTGGCAGCCACCTGCAGACCCTTTACGGTGCGCTGGCGGCCAGTCACCACCATATCGCTTTCGTACGTGAACGCGTCGATACGCCGGACGGCGACTTCCTGGATTTCGACTGGACGGGGCCCGGGCTGTTTTCGGATCGCCTGGCAGGCGGGCAGGCCTTCACGCCCGAGCCCCAGCTTGCCAGGACAGCCGCGCGCCGCTGGATGCAGGACGATGACTGGGCGTGCCTGCCCACTACCCCCGACACCCCCGCCCTGGTGCTGTTTCATGGTCTGGAAGGCAGCAGCCGCAGCCGCTACGCCCAGGCCATCGCACAGCATTTCCGTGCACGGGGTTGGGTTGTCGTGATCGCCCACTTTCGCAGTTGCTCCGGATTTCCGAACCGCATGGCCCGCGCCTATTACTCGGGCGACTCGGAAGACATCTCCTTCATCCTGGCTACCGTACGCCAGCGACTGCCGAATGCGCGCTGGCACGCGGTTGGCGTGTCGCTGGGCGGCAATGCGATGCTGAAGTATGTCGGAGAACAAGGCGATGCCCTATCGTGGCTGGCGGCTTGTGCTGCCGTATCCGTACCGATGGATCTGGTCGCTTGCGGTACGCGCCTGTCCGAGACCCGTTTGGGCAAGCATTTGTATTCGCGCTACTTTCTGCGCACCATGAAGCCCAAGCTGCAGGAAAAAGCACGGCGCTATCCTGCCAATATTGACTTGCTGCGGTTGGGCCAGGTTAAAAGCCTGCGCGAATTCGACGACCTGTATACCGCCCCCATGCATGGCTACAAGCATGCGCTCGACTACTGGACCCGTGCGTCCAGCAAGCCTCACCTGAAAACCATTACCGTGCCCACGCTGGTGCTGAACGCCAGGAATGATCCCTTCATTCCCGAGCCCTCCTTACCGGGCTCGCAAGAATGTTCATCCAGCGTATTGCTTCATCAGCCAGCGCAAGGGGGGCATGTTGGATTCGTCACCGGTCCATTCCCCGGAAATATCGGCTGGCTGCCGATACGGCTCGCACGGTTTTTTGAACTGCGCAGCTAA
- a CDS encoding YybH family protein: MFTTPQEAEQAFYQALRQADLGLMMRVWADDEDVVCVHPGGMRTVGHDALQSAWHQIFANGPVTIQPIRPLIMTTVMSSVHVLIEQITVSTAKGEQSAHCYTTNIFHKGRAGWRMVLHHASHAPQDAGLFDLQDRPDILH; encoded by the coding sequence ATGTTTACAACGCCACAAGAAGCCGAGCAGGCTTTTTACCAAGCGCTAAGGCAAGCCGACCTGGGACTCATGATGCGCGTATGGGCCGACGACGAGGACGTCGTGTGTGTCCATCCCGGCGGCATGCGTACCGTGGGGCACGACGCCTTGCAAAGCGCGTGGCACCAAATATTTGCCAACGGCCCAGTTACCATACAACCCATAAGGCCCCTGATCATGACCACCGTCATGAGTTCGGTGCATGTGCTCATCGAGCAGATCACTGTCAGTACCGCGAAGGGCGAACAATCAGCCCACTGCTACACCACCAATATTTTCCATAAGGGGCGCGCAGGCTGGAGGATGGTCTTGCACCATGCTTCGCACGCGCCGCAAGATGCGGGGCTCTTCGATCTCCAAGACCGACCCGATATTTTGCACTGA
- the purH gene encoding bifunctional phosphoribosylaminoimidazolecarboxamide formyltransferase/IMP cyclohydrolase: MKIQTALLSVSDKTGIVDFAQALSQRGVRLLSTGGTAKLLAEAGLPVTEVASHTGSPEILDGRVKTLHPKIHGGLLARRDSAEHLKTLEEHGIDRIDLLVVNLYPFRETIAKPGCTFADAVENIDIGGPAMLRAAAKNHGTPTGGVTVVIDPADYSRVLADMDGPNGGPSYALRLELATKTYGHTAAYDGAIAAYLSSLATAEPVQDAAPELHPWPQVLTVQVTQQQVLRYGENPHQAAAFYVDRPVKAGLLGSYRQLQGKELSYNNIADADAAWECVRSFQGSACVIVKHANPCGVALGDGPLQAYQQALKTDPTSAFGGIIAFNRPVDEATAQAVSAQFVEVLLAPGYSSEALAVFAAKKNLRVLEVPQGDGRNDFDIKRVGGGWLVQNPDDYQVPQEDFKIVTKLAPTEQQTKDLLFAWKVAKYVKSNAIVFVGDGMTLGVGAGQMSRIDSARIASIKAHNAGLTLAGSAVASDAFFPFRDGLDVVAEAGALCVIQPGGSVRDDEVIAAANERGIAMIFTGARHFRH, encoded by the coding sequence ATGAAAATCCAGACTGCCCTACTTTCGGTTTCCGACAAAACCGGTATTGTCGACTTTGCGCAGGCACTGTCCCAGCGCGGCGTCCGCCTGCTGTCGACTGGCGGCACCGCCAAGCTGCTGGCCGAAGCCGGCCTGCCGGTTACCGAAGTGGCCAGCCATACCGGCTCGCCCGAAATCCTGGACGGCCGCGTCAAGACCCTGCATCCGAAGATTCATGGCGGCCTGCTGGCACGTCGCGACAGCGCTGAGCATCTGAAAACCCTGGAAGAACACGGCATTGACCGGATCGACTTGCTGGTGGTCAATCTGTACCCCTTTCGTGAAACCATAGCCAAGCCCGGTTGCACGTTCGCTGACGCCGTCGAGAACATCGATATCGGCGGCCCGGCCATGCTGCGCGCAGCCGCCAAGAACCATGGCACGCCGACGGGCGGTGTAACGGTAGTCATTGACCCGGCCGACTACTCGCGCGTGCTGGCCGACATGGACGGCCCCAACGGCGGCCCTTCATACGCCCTGCGACTGGAACTGGCCACCAAAACCTACGGCCACACCGCCGCCTACGATGGCGCGATCGCCGCCTACCTCAGCAGCCTTGCCACTGCCGAGCCCGTGCAAGACGCCGCGCCCGAGCTACATCCGTGGCCGCAGGTACTGACGGTTCAGGTCACCCAGCAACAAGTGCTTCGCTACGGCGAGAACCCGCATCAGGCGGCGGCCTTCTATGTCGACCGGCCGGTCAAGGCAGGGCTACTGGGCAGCTATCGCCAGTTGCAGGGCAAAGAGCTCTCTTACAACAACATCGCCGACGCCGACGCGGCCTGGGAATGCGTGCGCAGCTTCCAGGGCAGTGCCTGCGTGATCGTCAAGCATGCCAATCCCTGCGGGGTTGCACTGGGCGATGGCCCCTTACAGGCCTACCAACAGGCCCTCAAGACCGACCCGACCTCGGCGTTTGGCGGCATCATCGCCTTTAACCGTCCCGTGGACGAAGCCACCGCGCAGGCAGTCAGCGCACAGTTCGTCGAAGTCCTGTTGGCACCGGGATACTCATCCGAGGCCCTGGCCGTCTTTGCCGCCAAGAAAAACCTGCGGGTGCTGGAAGTACCCCAGGGTGATGGCCGCAACGATTTCGACATCAAGCGCGTAGGGGGTGGTTGGCTGGTACAGAACCCGGACGACTATCAGGTACCGCAAGAAGACTTCAAGATCGTTACCAAGCTCGCGCCTACTGAACAACAGACGAAGGATTTGCTGTTTGCCTGGAAAGTCGCCAAGTACGTCAAATCCAACGCCATAGTCTTCGTCGGCGATGGCATGACACTGGGTGTGGGCGCCGGGCAAATGAGCCGCATCGATTCGGCCAGGATAGCGTCCATCAAGGCACACAACGCTGGCCTGACGCTGGCCGGCTCGGCTGTCGCCTCGGATGCCTTCTTTCCGTTCCGTGATGGCCTGGACGTCGTTGCCGAGGCGGGTGCGCTGTGCGTCATTCAGCCCGGGGGCAGTGTGCGCGACGACGAAGTCATTGCTGCCGCCAACGAGCGCGGCATCGCAATGATTTTTACCGGCGCACGGCATTTCCGCCACTGA
- a CDS encoding NINE protein produces the protein MTQFTTPARHKSKVAAAWLACLLGVFGAHWWYMERRYAWLFTAFSVLMLLMAQLYPVWWDNPAFLVLIIPMTEGFIEALVFALRSDEAFDARYNPNSGRQTRTGWGAVLAAIFTTFMGGTAMVFGIALIVMHVYTAMGWLDGYVY, from the coding sequence ATGACGCAATTTACCACCCCCGCCCGGCATAAAAGCAAAGTGGCGGCTGCCTGGCTAGCCTGCCTTTTGGGCGTCTTTGGGGCCCACTGGTGGTATATGGAACGGCGCTACGCCTGGCTGTTCACCGCTTTCTCGGTGTTGATGCTGCTGATGGCGCAGCTATATCCGGTGTGGTGGGACAATCCGGCTTTTCTCGTCCTTATTATTCCCATGACTGAAGGCTTCATCGAGGCCCTGGTCTTTGCCCTGCGTTCCGACGAAGCCTTCGATGCCCGTTACAACCCGAACTCGGGTCGGCAAACTCGCACCGGCTGGGGTGCCGTCCTGGCTGCCATCTTCACGACCTTCATGGGCGGTACCGCGATGGTGTTCGGCATTGCCCTGATCGTGATGCACGTCTACACGGCCATGGGCTGGCTGGACGGTTACGTCTATTAG
- a CDS encoding helix-turn-helix domain-containing protein: MSKINPLEQCVRDQLDRYFLDLGDSEPRDMLAMVIDCVERPVLQIALERCEGNQSKAAQMLGITRSTLRKKLLAHNLQP, encoded by the coding sequence ATGAGCAAAATCAATCCCCTGGAGCAATGCGTGCGAGATCAACTCGATCGCTACTTTCTGGACTTGGGCGATTCCGAGCCGCGCGACATGCTGGCCATGGTTATCGACTGCGTAGAGCGCCCCGTATTGCAGATTGCGCTCGAGCGCTGCGAGGGCAATCAATCCAAAGCGGCTCAGATGCTGGGGATCACCCGCAGCACCTTGCGCAAGAAACTGCTGGCTCACAATCTGCAACCCTGA
- the ruvC gene encoding crossover junction endodeoxyribonuclease RuvC — translation MRILGIDPGLRRTGFGVIDVDGPRLRYVSSGTIVVPTDQPLAGRLKVILDNIREIVQTTNPTVSALEKVFVNTNPASTLLLGQARGAAMCALADSLLEVHEYTALQVKKSVVGNGHAAKEQVQKMVQHLLGLSGVPTADSADALACAICHAHFHPLTQRLKDTGQLPASQASRVRGGRLVG, via the coding sequence ATGCGCATCCTGGGTATTGATCCTGGCCTGCGGCGCACGGGCTTCGGCGTCATCGACGTCGATGGCCCGCGCCTGCGGTATGTCAGCAGCGGGACCATCGTGGTGCCGACGGACCAACCATTGGCAGGCCGTCTGAAGGTCATACTGGACAATATCCGCGAGATCGTACAAACCACCAACCCTACGGTGTCGGCGCTGGAGAAGGTGTTTGTGAACACTAACCCGGCCTCCACCCTGCTGCTGGGCCAGGCGCGCGGCGCCGCCATGTGCGCCCTGGCCGACAGTTTGCTGGAAGTGCACGAGTACACGGCCTTGCAGGTCAAGAAATCAGTGGTGGGCAACGGCCACGCCGCCAAAGAACAAGTGCAGAAAATGGTGCAGCATCTGCTGGGCCTTAGCGGCGTCCCGACGGCCGACTCCGCCGATGCCCTGGCTTGCGCCATTTGCCATGCACACTTCCATCCGCTGACTCAGCGCCTGAAAGACACGGGCCAGTTGCCCGCCAGCCAGGCCAGCCGCGTACGGGGCGGCCGGCTGGTAGGCTAG
- a CDS encoding cytochrome c oxidase assembly protein: protein MSSMLLIDWLTPWEFSPTLLFVFFVGIVLFVRGTRVHRVSKVRQAFFWIGIVFLYLSLHTRVDYYAERMFFIHRLQHLVLHHLGPLFIMGAYPGQVLRAGLPMSWRLRLRDFRNSRSGQITQAVLTNKILVPVLFVVLVIGFLIPTVQFYSMLDWRLYRLMNWSVVISGFMYWNLILDRRPSPPAVLSPGGRIISPVVTMVPQMIVGAIITFTERDLYPIFDLCGRAIPGMTAVTDQAIGGLTMWVLAGFIEVFGLLFALATLMRLSAKNRLPNKQDKLRGRTSLAAPIS from the coding sequence ATTTCATCCATGCTTTTGATCGACTGGCTTACGCCCTGGGAGTTCTCACCGACGCTGTTGTTTGTGTTCTTCGTGGGTATTGTCCTGTTCGTGCGCGGTACCCGGGTGCATCGCGTAAGCAAGGTCCGCCAGGCTTTTTTTTGGATCGGCATCGTCTTTCTTTATCTGTCCCTGCACACGCGGGTAGATTATTACGCCGAGCGCATGTTCTTCATACACAGGTTGCAGCACTTGGTGCTGCACCACCTGGGACCGCTGTTTATCATGGGTGCCTATCCGGGCCAAGTGTTGCGCGCCGGCCTGCCCATGTCATGGCGGCTGCGCTTGCGCGACTTCCGCAACAGCCGCAGTGGCCAAATCACTCAGGCAGTCCTTACCAATAAGATCCTCGTCCCGGTTCTCTTTGTCGTTCTGGTCATTGGCTTCCTGATCCCCACGGTGCAGTTCTACTCCATGCTCGACTGGCGTCTGTACCGTCTCATGAACTGGTCGGTGGTGATCAGCGGCTTCATGTACTGGAATCTCATCCTGGATCGCCGCCCCAGCCCGCCGGCGGTGCTCTCACCAGGAGGGCGCATCATTTCGCCCGTGGTGACCATGGTGCCGCAAATGATCGTCGGCGCCATCATTACCTTTACCGAGCGCGACCTCTATCCCATTTTCGATCTTTGCGGTCGCGCCATACCGGGCATGACGGCAGTAACAGACCAGGCTATTGGGGGGCTTACCATGTGGGTGCTCGCCGGTTTCATCGAGGTGTTCGGCCTGTTGTTTGCGCTGGCTACCCTGATGCGACTGTCGGCCAAGAACCGCTTGCCCAATAAACAGGATAAATTGCGGGGACGAACGTCGCTCGCGGCGCCTATTTCCTAG
- a CDS encoding FAD-dependent monooxygenase has translation MDTPTYDITISGAGPVGSALALMLAAKAPQPERIALVGGTFADSPTPPAGAARPDPRTLAMNHGSRVLLERLGAWPRVSADICTVHVSQQGRLGRTLIEHADLGVPRLGNVVLYDVLLASLHSALRDSGVTLKQGLPTRNAASGRIEWALGNEQYSSALWVQSDGARPQGITREYGQRAVLSTVRATRPLPGWAFERFTRHGPLALLPHPQAPDLYALVWCNTTNRADELMQYHDEAFADALHKAFGDRLGKFVTATERHVYPLSMHAGPTRLDGRSVAIGNAAQTLHPVAGQGLNLGLRDAAQLTHTLAPWLAQGGDATHALAAFARQRRPDRWLTGAITDFLPRAFTTGNPLVEHAAGLALMTLDAVPALRKPLARQLLQGLRN, from the coding sequence ATGGACACGCCCACATACGACATCACCATCAGCGGAGCCGGCCCCGTAGGCAGCGCGCTCGCCCTGATGCTGGCAGCCAAAGCGCCCCAGCCGGAACGAATTGCGCTGGTGGGTGGGACATTCGCTGACTCGCCCACACCGCCTGCGGGCGCCGCACGGCCCGATCCACGCACCTTGGCGATGAACCACGGCAGCCGCGTGCTGCTGGAGCGCCTGGGCGCCTGGCCCCGCGTCTCGGCCGATATCTGCACGGTGCACGTGTCGCAACAAGGACGACTGGGCCGCACGCTTATCGAGCATGCAGACCTGGGCGTTCCGCGCCTGGGCAACGTCGTCCTTTACGATGTGCTGCTGGCGAGCCTGCACTCGGCCCTGCGCGACAGCGGCGTGACGCTCAAGCAAGGCCTGCCGACCCGAAACGCGGCGTCCGGACGCATCGAGTGGGCCCTGGGCAACGAGCAATACTCCAGCGCCTTGTGGGTCCAATCCGATGGCGCCCGACCGCAGGGCATCACCCGCGAGTATGGGCAGCGTGCCGTGCTGTCGACCGTGCGCGCGACCCGCCCTCTTCCGGGCTGGGCCTTCGAACGCTTTACTCGACATGGGCCCTTGGCATTGCTGCCGCATCCCCAAGCACCGGATCTGTATGCGCTGGTCTGGTGCAACACTACCAACCGTGCCGACGAACTCATGCAATACCATGACGAGGCCTTTGCCGATGCCTTGCACAAGGCCTTTGGCGACAGGCTGGGCAAGTTTGTAACGGCCACCGAGCGGCATGTTTACCCGCTCAGCATGCACGCCGGGCCCACACGCCTGGATGGTCGCAGTGTTGCCATCGGCAATGCGGCCCAAACGCTGCACCCAGTGGCCGGACAAGGCCTGAACCTTGGGCTGCGCGATGCAGCGCAACTGACCCATACCCTGGCCCCCTGGCTGGCACAGGGGGGCGACGCCACCCACGCGCTTGCCGCTTTCGCGCGGCAGCGACGCCCCGACCGCTGGCTGACTGGCGCTATCACCGATTTTTTGCCGCGTGCGTTCACGACCGGTAATCCACTGGTGGAACATGCCGCTGGCCTTGCTCTGATGACCCTGGACGCCGTGCCCGCGTTGCGCAAGCCCCTGGCCCGGCAGTTGCTCCAGGGCCTGCGCAACTGA